One Benincasa hispida cultivar B227 chromosome 5, ASM972705v1, whole genome shotgun sequence genomic window carries:
- the LOC120078273 gene encoding uncharacterized protein LOC120078273 isoform X2: MISLRNLMEEKQLDFNQPLLSVRRFTSTETSSETNEKCRPEPKIPPLPVYKSDLKSGPVRIPGTVPFIWEQTPGKPKDESSTKTQISKRPPLVPKLPPGRVQKVNQEVPTSVSASLDENAREAVEEMTSCKSGNDDEEEEEEVYKDANDRFSRSESFFLNCSISGVSGLDDSEIKSSGASSMDPHTRDFMMDRFLPAAKAMASETPPHTIRKQTVSVERPREIKLVTNGDRESRPNLHVQTKHVKEIFREESDDEDDDYDESGYASTRGCGFLPRCCLKGSFVLLNPVTGMRMQATSSSKDAVNQRRSSHGQRITKQHLEENAMKSSKNYGRINIQEGDTFSLYRHLQSEGISNYTNEPSQAVHDNVNPSLGYTEKATNSATNEYDKPRRKSLNSFQALLSDESGSASPVEKTLYIDSVHKIKSPHSSSNSYMKGISYGGDMIDDDFIQSTEMKELCTLDSATLDVKNLNAVGEKNILRPGSLKSVDSCLHTCSDKSLFDVKMDSNYSRFKPEHAQDASKLTSSRYANNKKFDLENQFPLKPSSRGDSNGLAKDNTTLYRKQPEKSSYEGNDIVVPEFGKKQELDGEKLGPVDDSPDVRTSEGATNGKKDSRNQFLKRVGNEDGSHNGYSRSRLPFAPPPPKSPSESWLKRTLPTSSKNTSFLQSSFAMRVNPVSMAASPDCKIHSTVKSSNINHPHLQFSKELLSSIPEV, encoded by the exons ATGATTTCATTAAGGAATTTGATGGAAGAGAAACAGCTGGATTTTAATCAACCTCTTCTTTCTGTGAGACGTTTTACATCTACAGAAACATCATCCGAGACTAATGAAAAATGTAGACCCGAACCCAAAATTCCTCCTCTTCCTGTATATAAATCAGATTTGAAATCTGGTCCGGTGAGGATTCCTGGAACTGTTCCTTTTATATGGGAGCAAACTCCAGGTAAACCCAAGGATGAAAGCAGTACGAAAACTCAGATTTCCAAACGGCCTCCACTTGTCCCAAAACTCCCACCCGGAAGGGTCCAAAAAGTAAATCAAGAAGTCCCTACTTCTGTAAGTGCTTCATTAGATGAAAATGCAAGAGAAGCAGTTGAAGAGATGACCAGTTGTAAGTCAGgaaatgatgatgaagaagaagaggaagaggtttACAAGGATGCAAACGATAGATTTTCTCGATCCGAATCCTTCTTCTTGAATTGTAGCATTAGTGGAGTGAGTGGATTGGATGATTCAGAAATTAAATCTTCAGGGGCATCCTCCATGGATCCACATACTCGTGATTTCATGATGGACCGATTTCTGCCTGCAGCAAAGGCAATGGCATCAGAAACACCTCCACATACCATTAGGAAACAAACTGTTAGTGTCGAGCGACCAAGGGAAATAAAATTGGTGACAAATGGGGATAGGGAGAGTCGGCCAAACCTGCATGTTCAGACAAAACATGTAAAAGAAATATTCAGGGAAGAaagtgatgatgaagatgatgattaTGATGAGTCTGGATATGCTTCCACTCGGGGATGTGGTTTTCTTCCTCGGTGTTGCTTAAAAGGTTCGTTTGTCCTGTTAAATCCAGTGACTGGAATGAGAATGCAAGCCACTTCG AGTTCCAAGGATGCTGTAAATCAGAGACGATCGAGTCATGGTCAAAGAATAACCAAGCAGCATCTGGAAGAAAATGCAATGAAATCCAGCAAAAACTATGGCAGAATTAATATTCAGGAGGGCGATACATTTTCTTTATACAGGCATTTGCAGAGTGAGGGCATATCCAACTACACAAATGAACCTTCCCAAGCTGTTCATGACAATGTAAATCCTTCTCTTGGTTACACTGAAAAGGCTACCAATTCTGCGACAAACGAATATGACAAACCACGTAGAAAAAGCCTAAATAGCTTTCAAGCATTACTGAGTGACGAGTCAGGTTCAGCTAGTCCTGTTGAGAAAACTCTCTACATAGattctgttcataagattaaatcTCCACATTCAAGTTCAAATTCTTATATGAAAGGAATAAGTTACGGTGGAGATATGATTGATGATGATTTTATACAAAGCACCGAAATGAAAGAACTGTGTACACTGGATTCTGCAACCCTAGATGTCAAGAATCTGAATGCTGTAGGTGAAAAAAACATTCTGAGACCTGGCAGTTTGAAATCTGTGGAttcctgcttgcacacttgctCGGATAAATCATTGTTCGATGTAAAAATGGATTCCAATTACTCCAGGTTCAAACCAGAACATGCTCAGGATGCTTCAAAGTTGACAAGCTCACGATATGCTAACAACAAGAAGTTTGATCTGGAAAACCAATTTCCCTTAAAACCAAGCAGCCGAGGCGATTCCAATGGTCTTGCTAAAGATAACACTACATTGTACAGGAAACAACCTGAGAAGTCAAGTTACGAAGGGAATGACATAGTTGTTCCAGAATTTGGTAAGAAGCAGGAGTTGGATGGTGAAAAACTTGGTCCTGTTGATGACTCCCCTGATGTGAGAACTTCTGAAGGTGCTACCAACGGAAAGAAGGATTCAAGAAATCAATTTCTCAAGAGGGTAGGTAATGAAGATGGTTCTCACAATGGCTACTCACGGTCACGGCTGCCTTTTGCTCCACCACCACCAAAATCTCCATCAGAATCTTGGCTGAAACGTACTCTGCCAACTTCTTCAAAAAACACTTCATTTTTGCAGTCTTCTTTTGCAATGCGAGTTAACCCTGTTTCCATGGCGGCATCTCCCGATTGCAAGATACACTCTACTGTCAAAAGTTCCAATATAAACCATCCGCATCTGCAGTTTTCAAAG GAACTGCTGTCATCTATACCTGAAGTTTAG
- the LOC120078273 gene encoding uncharacterized protein LOC120078273 isoform X1 encodes MISLRNLMEEKQLDFNQPLLSVRRFTSTETSSETNEKCRPEPKIPPLPVYKSDLKSGPVRIPGTVPFIWEQTPGKPKDESSTKTQISKRPPLVPKLPPGRVQKVNQEVPTSVSASLDENAREAVEEMTSCKSGNDDEEEEEEVYKDANDRFSRSESFFLNCSISGVSGLDDSEIKSSGASSMDPHTRDFMMDRFLPAAKAMASETPPHTIRKQTVSVERPREIKLVTNGDRESRPNLHVQTKHVKEIFREESDDEDDDYDESGYASTRGCGFLPRCCLKGSFVLLNPVTGMRMQATSVRKIRNSSIWSSKDAVNQRRSSHGQRITKQHLEENAMKSSKNYGRINIQEGDTFSLYRHLQSEGISNYTNEPSQAVHDNVNPSLGYTEKATNSATNEYDKPRRKSLNSFQALLSDESGSASPVEKTLYIDSVHKIKSPHSSSNSYMKGISYGGDMIDDDFIQSTEMKELCTLDSATLDVKNLNAVGEKNILRPGSLKSVDSCLHTCSDKSLFDVKMDSNYSRFKPEHAQDASKLTSSRYANNKKFDLENQFPLKPSSRGDSNGLAKDNTTLYRKQPEKSSYEGNDIVVPEFGKKQELDGEKLGPVDDSPDVRTSEGATNGKKDSRNQFLKRVGNEDGSHNGYSRSRLPFAPPPPKSPSESWLKRTLPTSSKNTSFLQSSFAMRVNPVSMAASPDCKIHSTVKSSNINHPHLQFSKELLSSIPEV; translated from the exons ATGATTTCATTAAGGAATTTGATGGAAGAGAAACAGCTGGATTTTAATCAACCTCTTCTTTCTGTGAGACGTTTTACATCTACAGAAACATCATCCGAGACTAATGAAAAATGTAGACCCGAACCCAAAATTCCTCCTCTTCCTGTATATAAATCAGATTTGAAATCTGGTCCGGTGAGGATTCCTGGAACTGTTCCTTTTATATGGGAGCAAACTCCAGGTAAACCCAAGGATGAAAGCAGTACGAAAACTCAGATTTCCAAACGGCCTCCACTTGTCCCAAAACTCCCACCCGGAAGGGTCCAAAAAGTAAATCAAGAAGTCCCTACTTCTGTAAGTGCTTCATTAGATGAAAATGCAAGAGAAGCAGTTGAAGAGATGACCAGTTGTAAGTCAGgaaatgatgatgaagaagaagaggaagaggtttACAAGGATGCAAACGATAGATTTTCTCGATCCGAATCCTTCTTCTTGAATTGTAGCATTAGTGGAGTGAGTGGATTGGATGATTCAGAAATTAAATCTTCAGGGGCATCCTCCATGGATCCACATACTCGTGATTTCATGATGGACCGATTTCTGCCTGCAGCAAAGGCAATGGCATCAGAAACACCTCCACATACCATTAGGAAACAAACTGTTAGTGTCGAGCGACCAAGGGAAATAAAATTGGTGACAAATGGGGATAGGGAGAGTCGGCCAAACCTGCATGTTCAGACAAAACATGTAAAAGAAATATTCAGGGAAGAaagtgatgatgaagatgatgattaTGATGAGTCTGGATATGCTTCCACTCGGGGATGTGGTTTTCTTCCTCGGTGTTGCTTAAAAGGTTCGTTTGTCCTGTTAAATCCAGTGACTGGAATGAGAATGCAAGCCACTTCGGTGCGTAAAATTCGTAATAGCTCAATTTGG AGTTCCAAGGATGCTGTAAATCAGAGACGATCGAGTCATGGTCAAAGAATAACCAAGCAGCATCTGGAAGAAAATGCAATGAAATCCAGCAAAAACTATGGCAGAATTAATATTCAGGAGGGCGATACATTTTCTTTATACAGGCATTTGCAGAGTGAGGGCATATCCAACTACACAAATGAACCTTCCCAAGCTGTTCATGACAATGTAAATCCTTCTCTTGGTTACACTGAAAAGGCTACCAATTCTGCGACAAACGAATATGACAAACCACGTAGAAAAAGCCTAAATAGCTTTCAAGCATTACTGAGTGACGAGTCAGGTTCAGCTAGTCCTGTTGAGAAAACTCTCTACATAGattctgttcataagattaaatcTCCACATTCAAGTTCAAATTCTTATATGAAAGGAATAAGTTACGGTGGAGATATGATTGATGATGATTTTATACAAAGCACCGAAATGAAAGAACTGTGTACACTGGATTCTGCAACCCTAGATGTCAAGAATCTGAATGCTGTAGGTGAAAAAAACATTCTGAGACCTGGCAGTTTGAAATCTGTGGAttcctgcttgcacacttgctCGGATAAATCATTGTTCGATGTAAAAATGGATTCCAATTACTCCAGGTTCAAACCAGAACATGCTCAGGATGCTTCAAAGTTGACAAGCTCACGATATGCTAACAACAAGAAGTTTGATCTGGAAAACCAATTTCCCTTAAAACCAAGCAGCCGAGGCGATTCCAATGGTCTTGCTAAAGATAACACTACATTGTACAGGAAACAACCTGAGAAGTCAAGTTACGAAGGGAATGACATAGTTGTTCCAGAATTTGGTAAGAAGCAGGAGTTGGATGGTGAAAAACTTGGTCCTGTTGATGACTCCCCTGATGTGAGAACTTCTGAAGGTGCTACCAACGGAAAGAAGGATTCAAGAAATCAATTTCTCAAGAGGGTAGGTAATGAAGATGGTTCTCACAATGGCTACTCACGGTCACGGCTGCCTTTTGCTCCACCACCACCAAAATCTCCATCAGAATCTTGGCTGAAACGTACTCTGCCAACTTCTTCAAAAAACACTTCATTTTTGCAGTCTTCTTTTGCAATGCGAGTTAACCCTGTTTCCATGGCGGCATCTCCCGATTGCAAGATACACTCTACTGTCAAAAGTTCCAATATAAACCATCCGCATCTGCAGTTTTCAAAG GAACTGCTGTCATCTATACCTGAAGTTTAG